The following are encoded in a window of Panicum virgatum strain AP13 chromosome 5N, P.virgatum_v5, whole genome shotgun sequence genomic DNA:
- the LOC120671906 gene encoding probable zinc transporter protein DDB_G0282067, translating to MAYYSESGYCAEDVRRPHAEPGYYHGEGGERYAVRKEYEEIDEVARAGRGHYYGHGHLGRSGSHHHHHVGHGGHEGSCHGHHGGEYREQHHLHSHGHGDGGRHYDACESRRYDSCTGQYYA from the coding sequence ATGGCGTACTACTCGGAGTCGGGCTACTGCGCGGAGGACGTGAGGAGGCCACACGCCGAGCCGGGGTACTaccacggcgagggcggcgagcgCTACGCCGTCCGCAAGGAGTACGAGGAGATCGACGAGGTGGCGCGCGCCGGCAGGGGCCACTACTACGGCCACGGCCACCTCGGCCGCAgcggcagccaccaccaccaccacgtcggccatggcgggcaCGAGGGGTCGTGCCACGGGCACCACGGCGGCGAATACCGCGAGCAGCACCACCTGCACAGCcacggccacggcgacggcgggcgcCACTACGACGCGTGCGAGAGCAGGCGCTACGACTCGTGCACCGGCCAGTACTACGCTTGA
- the LOC120672641 gene encoding neuroguidin-A-like, with the protein MAAAAEANGERKAEILVRDDAPKLLAALKEMKDGLDLVRGKVEAVTRKVKENQLPTANGIGYLEAKNHLLLGYCQDIVYYLLRKAKGLSVDGHPVVRSLVEIRLFLEKIRPIDKKAEYQIQKLTNAADGATAREKAGTAEAKGKGEHSDEEDLLRYRPNPDMMDTKSAPDGQNNDGVYRPPKFMPTIMDDEDKRRKQDSRREKAITRMAKENPYIKEMIDDTAGRPEEWKETVGDESREFVKYMRQREEQEKQEEDLFTRAPVTKRDKQIEKRIRRQLHGLGGLADGFDLGMNMLFDGDKEDDGGSSKSHAKSGKRKKHLKSSSKKRKKH; encoded by the exons atggcagccgccgccgaagcCAACGGCGAGAGGAAGGCAGAAATCCTCGTACG CGATGACGCGCCGAAGCTGCtcgccgccctcaaggagatgaaggacggATTGGACCTCGTTAGGGGCAAGGTCGAGGCCGTCACTCGAAAG GTCAAGGAGAATCAGTTGCCGACGGCCAACGGGATCGGGTACCTAGAGGCGAAAAACCACCTGCTCCTTGGTTACTGCCAGGACATCGTCTACTACCTGCTCCGTAAGGCCAAGGGGCTCTCGGTGGATGGACACCCTGTTGTCCGGAGTCTTGTTGAGATCAGGCTCTTTCTAGAGAAG ATTCGTCCTATTGACAAGAAGGCAGAGTACCAAATCCAGAAGCTCACCAATGCTGCTGATGGTGCAACTGCTCGAGAGAAGGCAGGGACTGCAGAGGCGAAGGGGAAGGGTGAGCATTCTGATGAGGAAGACCTGCTGAGGTATAGGCCAAACCCAGATATGATGGACACAAAGTCTGCTCCTGATGGGCAG AATAATGATGGTGTTTACCGTCCTCCGAAGTTTATGCCTACTATCATGGATGATGAAGATAAGCGTCGAAAGCAAGATTCAAGGAGAGAGAAAGCAATAACACGAATGGCAAAGGAAAATCCTTATATTAAAGAGATGATCGATGATACTGCTGGCCGGCCTGAGGAG TGGAAGGAAACAGTGGGTGATGAAAGCAGGGAATTCGTGAAGTACATGCGGCAGAGAGAGGAGCAAGAGAAACAGGAAGAGGATCTGTTCACTCGTGCTCCAGTAACCAAACGTGATAAGCAGATTGAGAAGCGGATCAGGAGACAACTTCATGG GTTAGGAGGCCTAGCAGATGGTTTTGACCTTGGAATGAACATGCTATTCGACGGAGACAAAGAAGATGATGGCGGTTCAAGCAAGTCACATGCCAAGAGTGGAAAACGAAAGAAGCATCTGAAAAGCAGcagcaagaagaggaagaagcatTAG
- the LOC120672642 gene encoding uncharacterized protein LOC120672642, giving the protein MAHYQEVDYCSEEVRSVASPAGFGRHGGVQQHVVREKFEEVDRVSRTGSHGRHHHHGHHGHGGSGHFLVRETKVEEDINTCTGEVHERKETFLVRSD; this is encoded by the coding sequence ATGGCTCACTACCAGGAGGTGGACTACTGCTCGGAGGAGGTGAGGTCGGTGGCCAGCCCGGCCGGCTTCggccgccacggcggcgtccaGCAGCACGTCGTCAGGGAGAAGTTCGAGGAGGTCGACAGGGTGTCACGCACCGGCAGCcacggccgccaccaccaccacggccaCCACGGCCACGGCGGCTCCGGCCACTTCCTGGTGCGCGAGACCAAGGTCGAGGAGGACATCAACACCTGCACGGGCGAGGTCCACGAGCGCAAGGAGACCTTCCTCGTCCGCTCCGACTGA
- the LOC120672640 gene encoding DEAD-box ATP-dependent RNA helicase 30 isoform X2 has product MNPYDLRFADPLSYHDRRSDLAVAPIVAPPVLMPAANNFAAAYPPVPAASAGVDYARYGQGGRGGGGGGRGGGGGYGGRGRDGLDTLALPKPDFRSLIPFEKNFYVESPSVQAMSDAEVAQYRRLRDITVEGRDVPKPVRYFQEANFPDYCMQAIAKSGFVEPTPIQSQGWPMALKGRDLIGIAQTGSGKTLSYLLPGLVHVGAQPRLEQGDGPIVLILAPTRELAVQIQEESTKFGSYSRTRSTCVYGGAPKGPQIRDLRRGVEIVIATPGRLIDLLEAGHTNLRRVTYLVLDEADRMLDMGFEPQIRKIVAQIRPDRQTLYWSATWPREVEALARQFLQNPYKVTIGSPDLKANHSIQQIVEVISEHEKYPRLSKLLSDLMDGSRILIFFQTKKDCDKITRQLRMDGWPVLSIHGDKAQAERDYVLAEFKSGKSPIMAATDVAARGLDVKDIKCVINYDFPTTLEDYIHRIGRTGRAGASGTAFTFFTHANAKFSRNLVKILREAGQVVNPALETMSKSASSMGGGNFRSRGRGGFGNRGHMSGSNTFPLGGRRPY; this is encoded by the exons ATGAACCCATACGACCTCCGCTTCGCCGACCCCTTGTCGTACCACGACAGGCGCAG CGACCTGGCCGTGGCTCCTATTGTCGCTCCGCCGGTCCTCATGCCGGCGGCGAACAATTTCGCCGCCGCGTATCCGCCCGTGCCTGCGGCATCCGCTGGCGTCGATTACGCGCGCTACGGGCAGGGCGgcagaggcggtggaggaggaggcagaggcggtggaggcggctatggag GGCGCGGCAGGGACGGGCTTGACACGCTCGCGCTGCCCAAGCCTGACTTCCGGAGCCTGATACCGTTTGAGAAGAACTTCTACGTGGAGTCTCCCTCCGTGCAGGCTATGTCGGATGCGGAGGTGGCGCAGTACCGCCGCCTACGGGATATCACCGTCGAGGGCCGGGATGTGCCCAAGCCAGTCCGATACTTCCAGGAAGCCAACTTCCCAG ATTACTGCATGCAAGCAATTGCCAAATCTGGGTTTGTGGAGCCGACACCTATCCAATCTCAAGGTTGGCCTATGGCTCTGAAGGGTAGGGATCTGATTGGTATCGCTCAAACAGGCTCAGGGAAAACATTATCTTATCTGCTACCTGGGTTGGTTCATGTTGGCGCCCAGCCTCGCCTAG AGCAAGGTGATGGCCCGATTGTATTAATCCTCGCCCCAACAAGAGAACTTGCTGTTCAAATACAGGAAGAATCCACAAAATTTGGATCGTATTCAAGAACTAGAAGCACATGTGTCTATGgtggtgcacctaagggtccaCAAATACGCGACCTTAGAAGAG GAGTGGAAATTGTCATTGCGACTCCTGGGCGGTTGATTGATTTGCTGGAAGCTGGTCACACAAACCTACGTAGAGTGACATACCTTGTGCTGGACGAGGCAGACCGGATGTTAGATATGGGGTTTGAGCCTCAAATTCGAAAAATTGTTGCACAG ATCCGGCCAGACAGGCAAACCTTATATTGGAGTGCCACTTGGCCTAGAGAAGTTGAAGCCTTAGCTAGACAGTTTCTGCAAAATCCTTACAAG GTAACCATAGGATCACCTGACCTTAAAGCTAATCATTCCATACAACAAATTGTTGAAGTCATTTCAGAGCATGAGAAGTACCCGAG ACTCAGTAAGCTCTTGTCTGATTTAATGGATGGGAGTCGTATCTTGATATTTTTCCAAACGAAAAAGGACTGTGATAAGATCACCAGGCAACTTAGAATGGATGGGTGGCCAGTATTATCTATACATGGTGATAAGGCTCAAGCTGAAAGGGATTATGTTCTTGCAGAGTTTAAGAGTGGCAAGAGTCCTATAATGGCTGCCACAGATGTAGCAGCACGTGGTCTTG ATGTGAAGGACATAAAATGTGTGATAAATTATGATTTTCCAACAACACTTGAAGATTATATTCACAGGATAGGTCGAACTGGCCGTGCTGGTGCCAGTGGAACTGCATTTACTTTTTTCACACATGCAAATGCGAAGTTCTCAAGGAACCTAGTCAAGATTTTGCGGGAAGCTGGCCAAGTCGTGAATCCTGCACTAGAAACCATGTCCAAATCTGCGAGTTCGATGGGAGGAG GCAATTTCCGGTCGAGGGGCAGAGGTGGGTTTGGTAACCGGGGTCATATGTCTGGATCAAATACCTTTCCGTTAGGAGGAAGAAGGCCATACTAA
- the LOC120672640 gene encoding DEAD-box ATP-dependent RNA helicase 30 isoform X1: MNPYDLRFADPLSYHDRRSDLAVAPIVAPPVLMPAANNFAAAYPPVPAASAGVDYARYGQGGRGGGGGGRGGGGGYGGGGGGGYGGGRGGRGRDGLDTLALPKPDFRSLIPFEKNFYVESPSVQAMSDAEVAQYRRLRDITVEGRDVPKPVRYFQEANFPDYCMQAIAKSGFVEPTPIQSQGWPMALKGRDLIGIAQTGSGKTLSYLLPGLVHVGAQPRLEQGDGPIVLILAPTRELAVQIQEESTKFGSYSRTRSTCVYGGAPKGPQIRDLRRGVEIVIATPGRLIDLLEAGHTNLRRVTYLVLDEADRMLDMGFEPQIRKIVAQIRPDRQTLYWSATWPREVEALARQFLQNPYKVTIGSPDLKANHSIQQIVEVISEHEKYPRLSKLLSDLMDGSRILIFFQTKKDCDKITRQLRMDGWPVLSIHGDKAQAERDYVLAEFKSGKSPIMAATDVAARGLDVKDIKCVINYDFPTTLEDYIHRIGRTGRAGASGTAFTFFTHANAKFSRNLVKILREAGQVVNPALETMSKSASSMGGGNFRSRGRGGFGNRGHMSGSNTFPLGGRRPY, from the exons ATGAACCCATACGACCTCCGCTTCGCCGACCCCTTGTCGTACCACGACAGGCGCAG CGACCTGGCCGTGGCTCCTATTGTCGCTCCGCCGGTCCTCATGCCGGCGGCGAACAATTTCGCCGCCGCGTATCCGCCCGTGCCTGCGGCATCCGCTGGCGTCGATTACGCGCGCTACGGGCAGGGCGgcagaggcggtggaggaggaggcagaggcggtggaggcggctatggaggtggcggtggaggcggctatGGTGGCGGCAGAGGAGGGCGCGGCAGGGACGGGCTTGACACGCTCGCGCTGCCCAAGCCTGACTTCCGGAGCCTGATACCGTTTGAGAAGAACTTCTACGTGGAGTCTCCCTCCGTGCAGGCTATGTCGGATGCGGAGGTGGCGCAGTACCGCCGCCTACGGGATATCACCGTCGAGGGCCGGGATGTGCCCAAGCCAGTCCGATACTTCCAGGAAGCCAACTTCCCAG ATTACTGCATGCAAGCAATTGCCAAATCTGGGTTTGTGGAGCCGACACCTATCCAATCTCAAGGTTGGCCTATGGCTCTGAAGGGTAGGGATCTGATTGGTATCGCTCAAACAGGCTCAGGGAAAACATTATCTTATCTGCTACCTGGGTTGGTTCATGTTGGCGCCCAGCCTCGCCTAG AGCAAGGTGATGGCCCGATTGTATTAATCCTCGCCCCAACAAGAGAACTTGCTGTTCAAATACAGGAAGAATCCACAAAATTTGGATCGTATTCAAGAACTAGAAGCACATGTGTCTATGgtggtgcacctaagggtccaCAAATACGCGACCTTAGAAGAG GAGTGGAAATTGTCATTGCGACTCCTGGGCGGTTGATTGATTTGCTGGAAGCTGGTCACACAAACCTACGTAGAGTGACATACCTTGTGCTGGACGAGGCAGACCGGATGTTAGATATGGGGTTTGAGCCTCAAATTCGAAAAATTGTTGCACAG ATCCGGCCAGACAGGCAAACCTTATATTGGAGTGCCACTTGGCCTAGAGAAGTTGAAGCCTTAGCTAGACAGTTTCTGCAAAATCCTTACAAG GTAACCATAGGATCACCTGACCTTAAAGCTAATCATTCCATACAACAAATTGTTGAAGTCATTTCAGAGCATGAGAAGTACCCGAG ACTCAGTAAGCTCTTGTCTGATTTAATGGATGGGAGTCGTATCTTGATATTTTTCCAAACGAAAAAGGACTGTGATAAGATCACCAGGCAACTTAGAATGGATGGGTGGCCAGTATTATCTATACATGGTGATAAGGCTCAAGCTGAAAGGGATTATGTTCTTGCAGAGTTTAAGAGTGGCAAGAGTCCTATAATGGCTGCCACAGATGTAGCAGCACGTGGTCTTG ATGTGAAGGACATAAAATGTGTGATAAATTATGATTTTCCAACAACACTTGAAGATTATATTCACAGGATAGGTCGAACTGGCCGTGCTGGTGCCAGTGGAACTGCATTTACTTTTTTCACACATGCAAATGCGAAGTTCTCAAGGAACCTAGTCAAGATTTTGCGGGAAGCTGGCCAAGTCGTGAATCCTGCACTAGAAACCATGTCCAAATCTGCGAGTTCGATGGGAGGAG GCAATTTCCGGTCGAGGGGCAGAGGTGGGTTTGGTAACCGGGGTCATATGTCTGGATCAAATACCTTTCCGTTAGGAGGAAGAAGGCCATACTAA